In Mustela nigripes isolate SB6536 chromosome 12, MUSNIG.SB6536, whole genome shotgun sequence, one DNA window encodes the following:
- the LOC132028011 gene encoding transmembrane protein 14A-like, with translation MDLIGFGYAALMTFGSILGYKRRGGVPSLIAGLFVGFLAGYGAYCVSNDKRDVKLSLFTAFFLATIMGVRYKRSKKIMPAGLVAGLSLMMILRLILLLL, from the coding sequence ATGGACCTGATCGGTTTCGGTTATGCGGCCCTCATGACGTTTGGAAGCATTTTGGGATATAAGCGGAGAGGTGGTGTTCCATCTTTGATCGCTGGTCTTTTTGTTGGATTTTTGGCTGGCTATGGAGCCTACTGTGTCTCCAATGACAAGCGAGATGTCAAACTATCACTGTTTACAGCTTTCTTCCTGGCCACCATAATGGGTGTGAGGTATAAGAGATCTAAGAAAATCATGCCAGCTGGACTGGTTGCAGGTTTAAGCCTCATGATGATTCTAAGACTTATCTTACTGCTGCTCTGA